ACCCGGGCCGGCGGTGTCGACGTCGAGCAGCCCACAGATCCGGCCCCCGGAGACCAGCAACTGACTCTCGTACAGATCGCCGTGCACGACCGTACGAGGTCCGGTTCCGGACTCGGTGACGATCGCCTCGGCCAGTGCGGTGGCCTGCTCACCCACGCCGGGCAGCGCGGCGGCGAGCACCGCGGCGTAGTGCGGCGCCCTCTCCCGCCAGGACGGTCGGGCCCGCCCGTGCGCCAGCTCGGCCGGCAACCGGTCGAGCAGCGTCAGCAGCGCCCGCCCGGGTGGTGGCGCCTCCCGGGCGTGCAGCGCCTGCCGCAGGGTCCGCCCTGGAAGTGCCTGTAGCACCAGGAGTCCGTCCGGGGTGTAGCCCAGGCTGGGTGCCGCCGGCAGACCGGCACCGACCAGCAGTCGGTGCCGTTCGTGCAGGTCCTGCACCCGATCCGGGCGGACCACCTTCAGGAAGACCCGGTGACGGGACCCGATCGCCTCGATCACCGCCCGTCGCCGGGGCCGGTACGCCCGGACCTCCAGCCGTACCGGTCCGTCGCCGAGGCCGAGGTCGCTCAGGAGTACGCCGACCGCGTGCCTGTCGTACGCGGTGCGCAGCGCGGGCAGGTCCGGGTCGTACGGGAAACGCCAGGCCGCCACCCGATCGGTACCGTCGTCGAGCACCACCGTGCCGCGCGGCGGGCGACCGGTGCAGGCCGCCAGCCGTTCGTCCCGGACCTGCCCGTCCGACCACCGGATCCGGACCTGGTAGGCCGCGGTCGACCTCCGGCCGGGCTGGTGCTCGACCTGAGTTGCCCGCCAGGTGAGCAGTTCGCCACCGCCCGGCCGCAGGACGGTTCGCAGTACCTCCTCGGCGGCCGGTCCGGTGAGGAGGTCGAGATCGGGATCGGGGTGTCCGCCCGCCCCGTTGTTGCTGCTGGTCATCGACATATCGGCGACGATCCCGGTCCGGCATGAGGGGGAGGTGAGCCGACGATGAGAGCCCGCTCAGCCATCGGTGTCCCTTGAGGTCAAGCGGTGCCGGCGGCGGGGCCAGCGGTGGCGGCTCAGCCGGCCAGCCGGTAGCCGATGCCGCGTACCGTCTGGATCAGGTTGGTGCCGAGCTTGCGGCGCAGATAACCGATGTAGACGTCCACCACGTTCGAGCCCGGATCATGTGCCAGCCCCCACACCCGGTCCAGCAACTGCTCCCGACTGAGCACATGACCCGGATGACGCAGCAGCGTCTCGGCGAGCAGGAACTCCCGGCCGGTCAGCTCGACCAGCTCACCGTTCACGGTGGCGGTACGACGTACCAGGTCGAGCTGGATCGGTCCGGCCCGGACCACCGTCGGGGTGGCCTGCCCGTGCTCCCGCAGCCGGGCCCGGACCCGGGCCAGGAGTTCGTCGAAGCTGAACGGTTTGGTCATGTAGTCGTCGGCGCCGAGGTCCAGCCCGGCGACCCGGTCCGGCACCGCGTCCCGGGCGGTCAGCACGATCACGGGCAGTCGCTCGCCCCGGGCCCGGATCTGCGCCAGTGCGGCGAGCCCGTCCTGCCCGGGCAGCCCGAGATCCAGGATCAGCAGGTCGAAGTCGCCGCTGCGGGCCGCGACCGCCACCTCCACCCCGCTGGTCACCACGGTGGTGACGTAGCCGGCCGCGCGGAACCCCTTGGTCAGGAAAGAGGTGATTCGCGGCTCGTCCTCCGCGATCAGCACCCGGTTCATCGCCCGGCTCCCGTCGCCACGGGCAGGACCGCGCCGGCGGGCAGGACCAGGGTGAAGGTGGAACCTGCGCCCGGGATGCTGTCCACCGCGACCATGCCCCGGTGCGCCTCGGCGATCGCGGCCACGATGGCCAGGCCGAGCCCGGCACCCTCGGCGCGCGCCCGGGCGTGCTCGGCCCGGGCGAACCGGGCGAAGATCCGCTCCCGGTCCTCGGGTTCGATGCCGACCCCGGTGTCCCGTACGGCGAGCAGCACCCGGCCGTGCTCACCCCGACCGCCGTGTTCGCCCCGCGTGGGGGATTCGGCCACGTGGGCGGAGAGTTCGATGGTGTCGCCAGGGCTGGTGAACTGGACCGCGTTCTGGGCGAGCTGCATCAGCGCCTGGGTGAGGCGCTGCCGATCAGCCCAGACGGTCACCTCGTCGATGGTGCCGATCCGCCAGTCCCGGTCACCCAGGGCTACGGCCTTGGCGTACACGTCGTGCATCATCAGGGCGACCTCCACGTGGTCGGGGTGCAGGAAGTCGGGTTGCTCCGCCTTGGCGAGCATGAGCAGGTCGTTGACCATGCGGTTCATCCGGTCCAACTCGTCGGTGACCAGCGCGATCGTCTCCGCCCGATCCGCCGGGTCGTCACCCATCAGCTCCAGGTGACCACGGACGATGGTGATCGGGGTACGCAGTTCGTGTCCGGCGTCGGAGACGAACGCCTGCTGCGCGGCGAACGCCCGATGCAGCCGCCCCAGCATGCCGTTGAACGTGTGCGCCAGGTCGGCGACCTCGTCGGAACCGGTGACCGGGATCCGGCGGGACAGGTCCGTCTCCTCGATCGTGCGGGCTGTTTCGGTGACCGTACGGAGTGGACGCAGCGCCCGTCCCATGGCGAGGTAGCCACCGGCCGCCACGACCACGATCACCAGCAGGCAGGCGAGCGCCATCAGCTGTACCGCCCGGTCGATCTCGGCCCGCCGTTCGGCGCCGAACTCGACCACCACCACCTGGCCGCGTACCGCGCCGTCGATGATCACGGGCACGGCGAGCCAGCGCGCCGAACCGCCGGGGCTCTGCTCGACCTGCCCGTACGTGCTGTCGGTGAGCCCGATCCAGTGCCGCAGCAGGGCGGACTCACGGCTCAGGTCGTACGGCGGCGCCTCGGTCGCCCGGTAGAACGCGCCGTCGACCAGCACCAGCACCGCCTCGCCGGCCTGCGGTTCGTTGCGGAGCAGGTAGGTGTCGGCGATCGCACGCAGATCGGGGCCGAACGGTTGCCCGCTGGCCGGGTCACGGCCGCCCACCAGTCGCCGGAACTCGGTCACCTCCTGGCGCATGTCGGTGGCGATCCGGTTCTCCAGTTGGTTGAGCAGCACCTGGCGGATCACCACCACCGAGGCGAGGCTGGCCACGGCGAGCAGGGCCAGCGCCCAGCCGAGCAGCCGTAGTCGCAGTCCGAGGCCGAATGGTCCTCGCCAGGGTCGTACGGGGGAGTCAATCGTCGTCCCCGTCATCACCGCCGGTCTCGTCGTCGCCGTCGTCATTGTCGTCATCGCCGTCGTCGTCATCGTCGTCTCCGGCGGGCTGCCGGTTGCCGCCGCCGGCAGGCTGACCGTCGTCGTCCCCGCCAGCGGCAGGTGGTCCAGCGTCGTCAGTGTCGGCTGGTCCGTCGTCGTCGGTCCCGGCTGGTCCGGCGTCGTCGCCTCCGGTGGCGGGCTGCCCAGCGTCATCGTCATCATCATCTCCGGTGAGGGCGGGGCCGAGGCTCGCGTTGCCGGCCGGGTCGGCTCCATCGTCGTCCCCATCGTCGGTCCTCGTCTGCGCCGCCGGGCTGATGATCTGGATTGCCGGAACCGGGTCGGGGGGCAGCAGCAGCGGCAGACCGACGCCGGTGAGCAGCCCCACCAGCGCCGCCAGCCCGATGCCGGTGGCGACCTTTTGTGTGCTCATGCGGTCAAGGCTGTCGAACCCCGATAACCAGCCGATGAGAACCGGATGAGAACCCTCTCATCTGTGAAGTTCCCAGGTCGGCGGCGGGCGCCGGATAAAGAAGTTCTCACCTTCGGCTGAGCGTCGGCTTACGGATCCTCTGAACACTGACCACCACTGGCAGCGGACCGACGGTGGGGGCGGGTATGAGTGAAACAAGACCATTGACCACAATTGATCGGAGATCCGGTGGTAGACCCAGACGTCGACGGATCCTGGTCTCGATCATCGGGGTAGCTTCCCTGTTGGCCACGATGGTGGCCGTCCAGCCCGCCTGGGCGGTCACCTTCACCGTCAACAGCACCGCCGACGCGGTCGACATCAACGTTGGTAACGGCATCTGCCGGACCAGCGCCAACACCTGCACGCTGCGCGCCGCGATCCAGGAGGCAAACGCGACGCTGTCCGGCGACACGATCCAGGTGCCGGCCGGCACCTACCAGATCACCCGGACACCGGCCGGTGACAACGGCGACGACACCGGTGACCTCGACATCGTCAGTCCACTGACCATCATCGGTGCCGGCGCCGCCGGCACCATCGTGGACGGCGGGCAGCCGCCGGCCGGTTCCCCGGCCGAGCGCCGTGGCCTGGACCGACTGCTCGAGATCTACGACACCGCCGGCAACGTCACGGTCTCCGGGGTCACCCTGCGCGAGGGGTACGACTCGGAGCAGGGCGGCGCCGTACTCAGTCTCTCCTCCGGCGTGGTGCGCCTACAGGGCGTCTCGGTGCTGGACAGCTACGCCGGGGTCTCCGGCGGCGGCATCGACCTCGACGGCGAGGGCCGGGTCGAGATCACCGGCTCGACCATCAAGGGGAACGCGACCGGTGGCGACGGCGGTGGCATCTCCAACCAGCACGAGGTCGAGCTGGCGGTGACCGACACCGCGCTGACCGAGAACACCGCCGGCGCCGACGGCGGCGGGCTCAGCAGCGTTTCCAAGACCCGGCTCACCGTCACCCGGGGCACCGTTTCCGGAAACGCCGCGCACGGCAGTGGTGGCGGCATTCTCGCCGACTCCGAGCGGGCGTCGACCGTCCGCAACACCGTCTTCACCGGTAACACCGCCGGTGACCCGGTCTCCGGTGACGGCGGCGGCGGTGGCCTCTACCTGGGCGGTAGTGGTGGCGGCACGGTCACCGGCGCCTCGTTCACCGAGAATGACGCCATCTCCGAGGGCGGCGGTCTCGCCATCCACTCGGGTGGTGCGGTCACCGTCAGCGACAGCGTGGTCCGGGACAACACGACCAAGGCCGGCGGCGGCGGTGTGGAGAACGGCGGCCAGCGGGTCACCCTGACCCGGCTCACCGTCACCGGCAACACCGCGACCGCCGACGGCGGTGGGATCGAGAGCCAGGGCAGTGGTGCCCTCGCCGTCATCGACACCACGGTCAGCCAGAACACCGCCGAGCACGGTGGCGGCTTCGCCAACGTCGCCGACGGCACCCTCCAGATCACCGGCTCCACGTTCTGGGACAACCGGGCCCGGCAGTACGGCGGCGGCATCTACAACGCCAGCGACGCCGAGGCCCTGATCGAGAACACCACCTCGTCGGGGAACGTGGCCCAGGTCGCCGGCGGTGGTCTCTACACCGACGCGGACGCCGGCCTGCGGGTGGTCAACGTGACCATCAACCGCAACGTCGCCCCGCACGGCGCAGGCATCGGCGACGAGCCCGGCGGCTCGGTCAACTATCCGGTCGAGCCCAGCCAGTCGGTGATCCTGCGCAACACCATCGTGGCCGGCAACCTCCACAGCCCGGAGTGCAGCTTCGCGGTCGGCTCCGAGGGCGGCAACCTGGACAGCGCCGACTCCTGCCATCTGCGCGGCAGCCGGGACCGGTCGAACGCGGGCGAACCGAGGATCGACGCGATCGCCGACAACGGCGGTCCGACCATGACACACGCGATCCAGGACGACAGCTTCGCCCTGGACGGCGGTGTCGCCCCTTGCGTGACCGTCGACCAGCGCGGCGTCACCCGGCCGAAGAACACCACCTGCGACATCGGCGCACTCGAACACGAGGGACCGTTCCCGGCGGCCGACCTGACCCCACCGGAGACCTCGGTGGCCAGCGGGCCGACCTTCGCGGCCGAGCGGGCCACCTTCACCTTCGCCGGCACCGACAACGCCACCCCGGTGGCGGAACTTCTGTACGAGTGCCGGGTGCTCACCAACGACCCGACCGAGCCGCCGGACCCGCCGGACCCGACCGAACCACCGGACCCGGAGTTCATGTTCCTCGGCTGCCCGAACCCGTACGAACTGCTCGACATCGAACTGGGCGAGAACACCCTCGAGGTACGGGCGATCGACCGGGCCGGCAACGTCGACCCGACCCCGGCGGTTCATGTCTTCACCGGTGGTGACGACATCACGCCGCCGGAGACGATCTTCGCCAGCACCCCGCCGAACCCGAGCGCGGGCCGTACCGCGGTCTTCTCGTTCCTCGGCACCGACGACCTGACCCCGACCAACCTGCTCGCGTTCGAGTGCCGGATAGACAGCACCGACGAGCTGGCCTGGCTGGAGTGCGCCAGCCCGTGGAGCTTCTCCAACCTCACCACCGGCTCGCACACCGTGCAGGTACGCGCGATCGACGAGGGTGACAACGTCGACCCGACACCTGCGACGTACACCTGGACGGTCGGCTCGCCGGCCGACTGCGACACCTCGAACGTGATCCTGGGCGCGAACGCCGACTCCTGGGTCGACGAGTCGAACACGCTGGAGAACTTCGGCATCGCCGAGGGGCTCAGCGTCCGGTCCAGGGCGCCCGGCGAGGACGCCCGTACGCTGGTCCGGTTCCCGCTGCCGACCGACGTACCGGCCGCCTGTGAACTGACCGGGGCGACCCTGCGGTTGCACGCCGACGGCGAGGTCGGTCGGACGCTGGAGGCGGTCCCGGTCGGCGCCGCCTGGTCGGAGACGCAGGTCACCTGGGCAAACCAGCCTGGCACCGTCGGCACCGCGGCGACCACCGGCTCCGGTGCCGGGTTCCGTGAGTGGAACGTGACCGGCCAGGTCGCGGCGATGCTCGGCGGGGCGCCGAACCACGGCTTCCTGATCCGGGACTCGGCGGAGGAGGGCGAGGGCGCCGACTCCTCGTTCGCCTCCCGCAACACGGTCGCCGAACCACCGCAGGTGCCGCAACTGGTGCTCCGGTTCGACGGCCCGGGGGCACCCCAGCCACCGGCGCCGCCGGCCCCGGTGGCGACCACGGTCACCTGTGGTCAGGTGCTCACCCAGAGCACCAAGCTGCTCAACGACCTGACCAACTGCCCGCTCGACGGGCTGGTGGTCGGGGCACCGAACATCGAGATCGACCTGAACGGGCACACCGTCGACGGGCCGGGTTACTTCCCCGGCCAGCCGGGTTCGCCGATCGAGCTGCCCGAACTGGGCGGACCGGCCGGCGTACGCAACGTGGGCTTCCAGAACGTCGTCGTCACCGGCGGCACCGTGCAGCAGTTCGCCTACGGGATCACGGCCATGGCGGGCACCCGGTTCAACCTCTTCGAGGGGCTGACCGTACGGGAGAACGCGGTCGCCGGAATCGAGTTGTCCAACGCCGACGACGGCCGCAACGCCAACCAGGTACGCGGTAACGCCTTCGACGGCAACGAGATCGGTGTCGCACTCGTCGCCGGCTCGGAGAACAGCGTGCTGGCGGAGAACACCTTCGCCGGCAACCTCGGGGTGGCCCTCTGGATGCAGGACGCCAGCGGCCACCTGATCGAGGAGAACACGGTCAGCGGGGTGACCGCCGACCCGACCATCGGCAGCGACGGTGGCTTCCTGCTCGAGGACTCCCGCGACAACCGTCTGATCGGCAACACCCTGGCCGACACCGGCGACGGCGGGATCATCATCACCGAGGGGTCGCACCGCACCCGGGTCGAGGGCAACACGATGACCCGGACCGGCGACGCCGGGGTGACGGTGGATGACTCCGACGGGATCCAGGTGATCGGTAACGTCTCCCACCTGGCGGCGGACTCCGGCATCGGACTCGGCGGGTCGAGCAACAGTGTGGTCCGGGACAACGACGTCCGGTACAACCCGGGTGGGGTGGAGCTGGAGGGCTCCAGCGACAACCTGATCGAGCACAACGACGCCAGCTTCTCCGGTGGCGCCGGTATCTCGGTCGGACCCGGCTCGCTGCGCAACCGGGTGCTGGACAACGTGATCCACGGCTCGTCCGGTGGCGGTATCGCGGTCGAGGGCGCGGCGGTGGACCCCGAAGGTGTGCCGCTGGGAGCCAACGTCGTGGAACGTAACGAGGTGATCGGTAACCAGGGCGACGGCATCTCGGTGCCGGAGGCCGGGCACCGGTTGGCCGACAACGTGGCGCACCACAACGCCGGCTTCGGCATCGACGCGGCGGCGGAGGGCACCATCGACGGCGGCGGCAACGTCGCCGGTGGCAACGGGGAGCCGGAGCAGTGCCGTGGCGTGGTCTGCGGGACGGGCACCCCGGCCCAGCCGCCGGCGCCGGACCTGACCGGGCCGGACACCGTACTCACCTCGACGCCGCCGAATCCGAGCAGCAGCCTCGGCAGCATCCACTTCGGGTTCACCGGTACGGACAACCAGGCGCCGCCGACCGCACTGCGTTTCCAGTGCCGGTTGGACCCGCCGCCGGACCCGCCCGCACCGGAGCCGGACCCGGGTGACCCGCCGCAGCCGCCGGATGTCGACAACTGGGTCGAGTGCGTCAGCCTGACCAGCTACCACTTCCTGTTCGCCGGGGTGCACCGGTTCGAGGTGCGCGCGATCGACCCGTCGGACAACGTGGATCTGACTCCGGCGACGTACACCTGGACCGTCGCGGCGGTGCCGCCCGGCCCGGATCCGACCCCGCCGAACACGACCATCTTCTCCACGCCGGACCAGGCGAGCACCAGCCCGGTCGCCGTCTTCGGCTTCCGGGGCAGTGACAACGCCTCGCCCGGCCCGAACCTCGGTTACCAGTGCCGGCTGGACGGGGCGGCGTTCGGGCCGTGCCTGAGCCCGAAGACGTACTCCGGATTGGCGCTGGGCCCGCACACCTTCGAGGCGCGCGCGGTGGACCTGGCCGGCAACGTCGATCCGATGCCGGCCTCGTACACCTGGAGCATCTCGGCGGCACCGGCGGACAGCACGCCGCCGGACACCACCGTCGACGGTGGCCCCGACGCCACCACGGTCAACACGGACGCGAGCTTCACCTTCTCGGCGAGTGAGGCGAACTCCACGTTCGAGTGCTCGTTGGACGGCTCGGCGTTCGCCGCGTGTACGTCGCCGCAGGTCCACGTCGGGCTCTGGGCGACCGATCACGAGTTCCGGGTACGAGCCACCGACCCGGCCGGGAACACCGATCCGACTCCGGCGGCCCACGCCTGGACGATCCGTCCGGCACCGGTGCCGACGCAGGTGAGCTGCGGCCAGACGCTCACCCAGAGCGCGCTGCTGACGAACAACCTGACCAACTGCTCCGGTGACGGGCTGGTGGTCGGCGCGGCCGGCATCACGATCGACCTGAACGGCTTCGGGATCGACGGTATCGGGCAGGGGGTCGGCGTCCGGAACAACGGGCACGACCAGGTGACCGTCACCAACGGCACGATCGGCGGGTTCGACTTCGGCCTGCAGTTGAACGCCGGCACCTTCGGCAACATCATCTCCGGCCTGACGCTGACCCAGAACCAGGAGGCGGGCATCCAACTCGCCGACGCGGACAACGGCAGCGCGGGCAACCTGCTCCGGGGCAACGAGTTGACCGGGAACGCCGCCGGCGTCCTGTTGACCGGCGGCACCCAGGGCACGCTGATGCTGGACAACACGATCAGCGGCAGCGCGCTGGAGGGCATCCACCTGGTGGGTGCCAGCGGCAACCGGATCGAGGCGAACCGGGTCAGCGGATCCAGTGGCACGGGCCTGTGGCTGGAGGGGTCGAGCAACAACACGGTGGTGGGCAACACCATCCTCGACAACTCCGACGCGGCGGCGACCCTGGAAGCGGCGTCGAACGGCAACCGGTTGGAGGGCAACGAGCTGACCGAGAGCGAATCCGGCATCGCCATCCTCGAATCCAGTGGCAACGATGTCATCGCCAACATCGTCACGAACCACAGTGACGCCGGGATCGGCATG
The Micromonospora pisi DNA segment above includes these coding regions:
- a CDS encoding response regulator transcription factor → MNRVLIAEDEPRITSFLTKGFRAAGYVTTVVTSGVEVAVAARSGDFDLLILDLGLPGQDGLAALAQIRARGERLPVIVLTARDAVPDRVAGLDLGADDYMTKPFSFDELLARVRARLREHGQATPTVVRAGPIQLDLVRRTATVNGELVELTGREFLLAETLLRHPGHVLSREQLLDRVWGLAHDPGSNVVDVYIGYLRRKLGTNLIQTVRGIGYRLAG
- a CDS encoding sensor histidine kinase, whose amino-acid sequence is MTGTTIDSPVRPWRGPFGLGLRLRLLGWALALLAVASLASVVVIRQVLLNQLENRIATDMRQEVTEFRRLVGGRDPASGQPFGPDLRAIADTYLLRNEPQAGEAVLVLVDGAFYRATEAPPYDLSRESALLRHWIGLTDSTYGQVEQSPGGSARWLAVPVIIDGAVRGQVVVVEFGAERRAEIDRAVQLMALACLLVIVVVAAGGYLAMGRALRPLRTVTETARTIEETDLSRRIPVTGSDEVADLAHTFNGMLGRLHRAFAAQQAFVSDAGHELRTPITIVRGHLELMGDDPADRAETIALVTDELDRMNRMVNDLLMLAKAEQPDFLHPDHVEVALMMHDVYAKAVALGDRDWRIGTIDEVTVWADRQRLTQALMQLAQNAVQFTSPGDTIELSAHVAESPTRGEHGGRGEHGRVLLAVRDTGVGIEPEDRERIFARFARAEHARARAEGAGLGLAIVAAIAEAHRGMVAVDSIPGAGSTFTLVLPAGAVLPVATGAGR
- a CDS encoding right-handed parallel beta-helix repeat-containing protein; the encoded protein is MVAVQPAWAVTFTVNSTADAVDINVGNGICRTSANTCTLRAAIQEANATLSGDTIQVPAGTYQITRTPAGDNGDDTGDLDIVSPLTIIGAGAAGTIVDGGQPPAGSPAERRGLDRLLEIYDTAGNVTVSGVTLREGYDSEQGGAVLSLSSGVVRLQGVSVLDSYAGVSGGGIDLDGEGRVEITGSTIKGNATGGDGGGISNQHEVELAVTDTALTENTAGADGGGLSSVSKTRLTVTRGTVSGNAAHGSGGGILADSERASTVRNTVFTGNTAGDPVSGDGGGGGLYLGGSGGGTVTGASFTENDAISEGGGLAIHSGGAVTVSDSVVRDNTTKAGGGGVENGGQRVTLTRLTVTGNTATADGGGIESQGSGALAVIDTTVSQNTAEHGGGFANVADGTLQITGSTFWDNRARQYGGGIYNASDAEALIENTTSSGNVAQVAGGGLYTDADAGLRVVNVTINRNVAPHGAGIGDEPGGSVNYPVEPSQSVILRNTIVAGNLHSPECSFAVGSEGGNLDSADSCHLRGSRDRSNAGEPRIDAIADNGGPTMTHAIQDDSFALDGGVAPCVTVDQRGVTRPKNTTCDIGALEHEGPFPAADLTPPETSVASGPTFAAERATFTFAGTDNATPVAELLYECRVLTNDPTEPPDPPDPTEPPDPEFMFLGCPNPYELLDIELGENTLEVRAIDRAGNVDPTPAVHVFTGGDDITPPETIFASTPPNPSAGRTAVFSFLGTDDLTPTNLLAFECRIDSTDELAWLECASPWSFSNLTTGSHTVQVRAIDEGDNVDPTPATYTWTVGSPADCDTSNVILGANADSWVDESNTLENFGIAEGLSVRSRAPGEDARTLVRFPLPTDVPAACELTGATLRLHADGEVGRTLEAVPVGAAWSETQVTWANQPGTVGTAATTGSGAGFREWNVTGQVAAMLGGAPNHGFLIRDSAEEGEGADSSFASRNTVAEPPQVPQLVLRFDGPGAPQPPAPPAPVATTVTCGQVLTQSTKLLNDLTNCPLDGLVVGAPNIEIDLNGHTVDGPGYFPGQPGSPIELPELGGPAGVRNVGFQNVVVTGGTVQQFAYGITAMAGTRFNLFEGLTVRENAVAGIELSNADDGRNANQVRGNAFDGNEIGVALVAGSENSVLAENTFAGNLGVALWMQDASGHLIEENTVSGVTADPTIGSDGGFLLEDSRDNRLIGNTLADTGDGGIIITEGSHRTRVEGNTMTRTGDAGVTVDDSDGIQVIGNVSHLAADSGIGLGGSSNSVVRDNDVRYNPGGVELEGSSDNLIEHNDASFSGGAGISVGPGSLRNRVLDNVIHGSSGGGIAVEGAAVDPEGVPLGANVVERNEVIGNQGDGISVPEAGHRLADNVAHHNAGFGIDAAAEGTIDGGGNVAGGNGEPEQCRGVVCGTGTPAQPPAPDLTGPDTVLTSTPPNPSSSLGSIHFGFTGTDNQAPPTALRFQCRLDPPPDPPAPEPDPGDPPQPPDVDNWVECVSLTSYHFLFAGVHRFEVRAIDPSDNVDLTPATYTWTVAAVPPGPDPTPPNTTIFSTPDQASTSPVAVFGFRGSDNASPGPNLGYQCRLDGAAFGPCLSPKTYSGLALGPHTFEARAVDLAGNVDPMPASYTWSISAAPADSTPPDTTVDGGPDATTVNTDASFTFSASEANSTFECSLDGSAFAACTSPQVHVGLWATDHEFRVRATDPAGNTDPTPAAHAWTIRPAPVPTQVSCGQTLTQSALLTNNLTNCSGDGLVVGAAGITIDLNGFGIDGIGQGVGVRNNGHDQVTVTNGTIGGFDFGLQLNAGTFGNIISGLTLTQNQEAGIQLADADNGSAGNLLRGNELTGNAAGVLLTGGTQGTLMLDNTISGSALEGIHLVGASGNRIEANRVSGSSGTGLWLEGSSNNTVVGNTILDNSDAAATLEAASNGNRLEGNELTESESGIAILESSGNDVIANIVTNHSDAGIGMEAAQNNVLRGNDVRFNSSGIELHESSGNRIESNDASDSSSSGIGLGSGSLNNVLTLNTASGNSAEGISVEAEVLPGSNEPGNIIDRNIAGNNSSDGISVNKAGHRISANTANNNGGWGIYAETGNVDGGGNRATGNTEPAQCYQISCDGSAPTPPEVAPPDTLIVDEPANPSNSTSASFTFTGIDDNTSLFDLGFECRLDSTSPTAWVECENPQTYGNLAAGTHTFEVRAVDLSDKVDPTPATYTWVVALSPPGVPPVSTISAGPTAQTAARTALFTFFANETDATFECSLDGAVFADCVSPVFYEDLLPGTHEFQVRARDAEGNVEPTPATRAWTITGPPVVTLVVAPAVEDPSTTATFAFVANEPVVRFECSLDLAAFTTCASPAEFANLAIGDHYLRVRAVDLDGVTSGEDEWAEHEWAVVPGPDATPPETVLGTGPANPSPVGTASFTFSGSDNVTAPAGLLFECRLDSQNEADFVECVSPHGYPNLDLPDQLAPGPHVFEVRAVDQEDNVDLTPASFAWTVAGTPTAPQTTIATAPDLSTVSTTATFTFSSSQPGSTYQCALDGTAFVPCTSPHTINNLAVGDHQFEVRATNGSGAGDQTPAVFEWTVEPPPDTTAPETSIGSTPPAATTSPTAAFTFTATEPGSTFECSLDAAAFGVCVSPVNYTGLAAGTHQFRVRGIDAAGNVDTSPATFSWTVSVPPSCASPGSVTLGANADSWVLQSSSSSNYGQDSAIKVDSKSGNNARVVVRFNLPAIPSGCQVVDARLRLYSGSYKTGRTLQAIPLAAAWSEANIRWNNQPATTGTAATTASGNGYREWAVAGQVGGMYSAGNFGFLIRDSVENAGGMEQAFNSREKGSDNPPRLVITFG